The proteins below are encoded in one region of Tachypleus tridentatus isolate NWPU-2018 chromosome 4, ASM421037v1, whole genome shotgun sequence:
- the PIG-V gene encoding phosphatidylinositol glycan anchor biosynthesis class V produces the protein MWSVIKVATILRLLLLVLQWIFNLLPDLESDVFHTVGQDDVTSGDKIVSFLFGGFRQWDAQYFIHVAQYGYTYENTLVFFPLFPFLTYYLSKLLWCLLPTLFSLHSVILLVGISLNFFCFVLATAVLYRLGNLVLHDREVSWIAACMFCLNPASVFFSAFYSESLFCLLTLCGLVCVERKMMYSACVLFGLSTITRSNGLVSSGFVLYAETKVIVGLLQLSQKKSLVWKIKCVFNWVMSVSLKLVVCFLPFFMFQFYIWFSFCVSNDFEHSWPASVTDLAHRKGYKILNKERSDWCSHSVPLSYSHVQSSHWDVGFLRYYQMKQIPNFLLAGPVVILIMYSATQYLVKNKDFCLHLGLNSWKFRKEDFQTRKYVLDSAQCFVYMVHAVALTTFCLLCIHVQVTTRIVASSCPILYWVVASHLVENKLMRANREKCSQEISHKT, from the exons ATGTGGAGTGTAATTAAAGTTGCGACGATTTTAAGATTATTGCTTCTAGTTTTACAG TGGATCTTCAACCTTCTACCTGACCTTGAAAGTGATGTCTTTCACACCGTTGGTCAAGATGATGTAACTTCAGGAGATAAAATAGTTTCTTTCTTATTTGGAGGCTTCAGACAATGGGATGCCCAGTACTTTATCCATGTTGCACAGTACGGTTATACGTATGAAAACACGCTGGTTTTTTTTCCTCTGTTTCCTTTTTTGACATACTATTTATCAAAGTTATTGTGGTGTTTGTTGCCAACACTATTCAGTCTTCATAGTGTCATTTTATTAGTAGGCATTTCACTCAATTTCTTCTGTTTTGTTCTTGCAACTGCTGTTTTATACAGGTTGGGAAACTTGGTCTTGCACGATAGAGAAGTTTCTTGGATTGCAGCATGCATGTTTTGCCTTAATCCAGCATCTGTGTTTTTTAGTGCTTTTTATTCTGAATCATTATTCTGTTTGTTGACTCTCTGTGGGCTTGTGTGCGTAGAGAGAAAGATGATGTACAGTGCCTGTGTTCTATTTGGTTTAAGCACAATAACTAGATCAAATGGACTTGTCTCATCAGGCTTTGTTCTTTATGCTGAAACTAAGGTGATTGTGGGGCTATTGCAGCTTTCTCAAAAGAAGAGTTTAGTATggaaaattaaatgtgtgtttaaTTGGGTGATGTCAGTTTCTCTCAagttagttgtttgttttctaccattttttatgtttcagttttatatttggTTTAGTTTCTGTGTTTCTAATGACTTTGAGCATTCGTGGCCGGCCTCTGTAACTGACTTAGCTCACAGAAAAGGTTATAAGATTCTTAATAAAGAAAGGTCAGATTGGTGTTCTCACAGTGTTCCGTTGTCCTATAGTCATGTTCAGAGCTCACACTGGGATGTTGGATTTTTACGTTACTATCAGATGAAGCAAATTCCAAACTTCCTTCTAGCTGGTCCAGTTGTCATACTAATAATGTATAGTGCGACACAGTATTTGGTGAAAAACAAAGACTTCTGCCTGCATCTTGGTCTAAACTCGTGGAAATTCAGAAAAGAAGATTTTCAAACAAGGAAATACGTTTTGGATAGTGCCCAATGTTTTGTTTACATGGTTCATGCAGTAGCTTTAACAACATTTTGTTTGCTTTGCATTCATGTTCAG GTAACAACAAGAATAGTGGCATCTTCATGTCCAATTTTATATTGGGTGGTTGCATCACATCTTGTAGAAAATAAACTGATGAGAGCTAACCGTGAGAAATGTAGCCAGGAAATCTCTCATAAAACCTAG